The following are from one region of the Bacteroidota bacterium genome:
- a CDS encoding polysaccharide biosynthesis C-terminal domain-containing protein, translating into MGTIQRQGIINTVIIYVGVLLGFLNTIIIQPHFLTPDEVGLARIMISFGGFLTPFLLLGSASMCVRFFPAFKDRDKKHHGFFGFTLLITIAGLAAGGVIIFLLRDWIKAKYIFESPLFVQYFFWAFPIAIVMTLGIAVNAYCNSLLKTTFPSFMNDVWVRALLIFATLFYSFRIISLDFFIVTIFITYLTQFLLVTFYVFLIDKPGLIIDWNFVRQIGVKKIFSYSFLLTITALSSLSLKFLDTVMIGSYLPLKFVGIYSIGAFIAQFIETPLYSLERVAGIKISHSFEAGNMEEIKTIYYKSVKYLFLIGGFLVAMIVTNIHDFLRLLPVDYRDAAGVTIIMSIGSMVNMATGVNNPILNNSSKYKWGVIFLCILLVVSVVLNFIFIPRFGIRGAAIATGTASVLYNFAKYIFIRRNFRMQPYDRNTVKTIFIISIAVLAGFFIPVPYNVWMALAIRGMVVTILYLALTRIMNIVPEYHDLPSKLLRRK; encoded by the coding sequence TTGGGAACCATACAACGCCAGGGAATTATCAATACCGTCATCATTTACGTTGGCGTGCTTCTGGGATTCCTTAACACGATAATTATTCAGCCACATTTTCTTACTCCCGATGAAGTGGGTCTCGCCAGGATCATGATCTCATTCGGAGGATTCCTTACACCTTTTCTCCTGTTGGGATCTGCAAGTATGTGCGTTCGATTTTTTCCTGCATTCAAGGATCGCGATAAAAAACACCACGGATTTTTTGGTTTCACACTTCTCATTACAATTGCAGGACTTGCAGCAGGAGGAGTAATAATTTTTTTATTACGCGATTGGATCAAGGCAAAATACATTTTTGAATCACCATTATTCGTTCAGTATTTTTTCTGGGCTTTCCCTATTGCGATTGTTATGACGCTTGGTATTGCAGTGAACGCTTATTGCAATAGTTTACTCAAGACCACATTCCCGTCTTTCATGAATGATGTTTGGGTGAGAGCGTTGCTCATTTTTGCCACTTTATTTTATTCTTTCAGGATCATTTCGCTCGATTTTTTTATTGTCACAATTTTCATCACGTACCTTACTCAATTTCTATTGGTAACTTTTTATGTTTTCTTAATTGACAAGCCAGGATTAATAATAGACTGGAATTTTGTCAGACAAATAGGGGTTAAAAAAATATTCAGCTATTCGTTTCTTCTTACTATCACTGCTTTGTCCTCCCTGAGTTTGAAATTTCTCGACACAGTTATGATCGGATCTTATCTTCCATTAAAATTCGTCGGGATTTATTCCATTGGCGCTTTTATTGCGCAGTTTATTGAAACTCCTTTGTATTCGCTTGAACGTGTAGCCGGAATAAAAATTTCTCATTCCTTCGAAGCAGGTAATATGGAGGAGATAAAAACTATCTATTATAAATCAGTGAAATATCTTTTCCTTATCGGAGGATTTCTCGTTGCAATGATTGTAACTAATATTCATGATTTTCTTCGACTTCTTCCGGTTGATTATCGCGATGCCGCCGGTGTTACAATTATTATGAGCATAGGTTCCATGGTGAATATGGCCACTGGTGTGAATAATCCAATCCTGAACAATTCTTCAAAATACAAGTGGGGTGTGATCTTTTTATGCATACTTCTTGTTGTTTCAGTTGTGCTTAATTTTATTTTCATTCCCAGATTCGGCATAAGAGGTGCCGCAATTGCCACTGGAACAGCAAGCGTGCTTTATAATTTTGCAAAATATATTTTTATCCGGAGAAATTTCAGAATGCAACCTTACGATCGCAACACAGTGAAAACGATTTTTATAATTTCCATAGCAGTACTTGCAGGATTTTTTATTCCCGTTCCCTATAACGTTTGGATGGCTCTGGCAATTCGTGGTATGGTTGTGACAATTCTTTATCTCGCATTGACAAGGATAATGAATATTGTTCCGGAATATCATGATCTTCCTTCGAAATTATTACGGAGGAAATAA